Proteins from a single region of Corylus avellana chromosome ca11, CavTom2PMs-1.0:
- the LOC132166513 gene encoding uncharacterized protein LOC132166513 produces the protein MADYEPYQQRQHHQAIPKETALQALNTIIQLHFEKTLEKKRSIDLQKKELHKLFQLFFIFLGLIFLSQAQSSRLQCRHCWIPIILLSLSHLTFYVSVAQTLRCINGFKYQRRCHKLTLGLATEKLREMKMRTSAGAGEQFDGVVGDDDFEIHYQEPPESYFGKFKRNWALHFAFLISIYSFMVSSSVVLLCF, from the coding sequence ATGGCAGACTACGAACCATACCAGCAACGGCAACACCACCAAGCAATCCCAAAAGAGACAGCCTTGCAGGCGCTGAACACCATAATCCAGCTCCACTTCGAGAAGACCCTGGAGAAGAAGCGCTCCATAGACCTCCAAAAGAAGGAGCTCCACAAGCTCTTCCAgctcttcttcatcttcctgGGCCTCATCTTCCTTTCCCAGGCCCAGTCCTCCCGCCTCCAGTGCCGCCATTGCTGGATCCCCATCatcctcctctccctctctcacctCACCTTCTACGTCTCCGTGGCCCAGACCCTCCGCTGCATCAACGGGTTCAAGTACCAGCGGCGCTGCCACAAGCTCACTCTTGGGCTCGCCACCGAAAAGCTCAGGGAGATGAAGATGAGAACCAGCGCCGGCGCCGGCGAACAGTTCGATGGGGTTGTTGGTGACGATGATTTTGAGATTCATTACCAGGAGCCTCCCGAGAGTTACTTTGGTAAGTTTAAGCGGAACTGGGCTTTGCATTTTGCCTTCTTGATCTCGATCTATTCCTTTATGGTCTCTTCCTCTGTTGTCCTCCTCTGCTTTtag
- the LOC132164999 gene encoding uncharacterized protein LOC132164999, protein MEVVSQFFELLYFQQIRQGSVDKICWIPLKRKNFEVKSYYQLFGVTWVMPDRMKDYLGSWRGQRGKLRKKSISEDFDDDPEPIFKATFGNKWYTWTFKSWQESSFQNSTSGFEWRERSSWKNSRAKRWETQSEAESDEDSCAVGSRSDRTILGLPPTGPLKIEDVKNAFRLSALKWHPDKHQGPSQVMAEEKFKVCANAYRSLSSALSPA, encoded by the exons ATGGAAGTGGTTTCACAATTTTTCGAGTTACTGTATTTCCAACAGATTAGGCAGGGTAGtgtggataaaatttgttggatccCCTTGAAGAGGAAGAATTTTGAAGTGAAGTCCTATTATCAG TTGTTTGGTGTTACATGGGTGATGCCGGATAGGATGAAGGACTATTTGGGAAGTTGGAGGGGACAAAGGG GTAAGTTGAGAAAAAAGAGTATTTCTGAGGACTTCGATGATGATCCGGAGCCAATCTTTAAGGCAACATTTGGGAACAAATGGTATACATGGACTTTTAAGTCATGGCAGGAATCTTCTTTCCAGAATTCAACATCTGGATTTGAGTGGAGAGAGCGTTCAAGCTGGAAAAACAGTAGAGCTAAAAGATGGGAAACTCAGAGTGAAGCTGAGTCTGATGAAGATTCATGTGCTGTAGGATCACGCTCTGATAGAACTATACTTGGTCTGCCTCCAACAGGCCCTTTGAAGATAGAAGATGTTAAAAATGC TTTCCGCTTATCAGCTTTAAAATGGCATCCTGACAAACATCAAGGCCCTTCACAG GTAATGGCCGAAGAGAAATTCAAAGTGTGTGCTAATGCATACAGGTCGCTGTCTAGTGCTCTCTCCCCAGCTTAA